A region from the Symphalangus syndactylus isolate Jambi chromosome 2, NHGRI_mSymSyn1-v2.1_pri, whole genome shotgun sequence genome encodes:
- the PLAGL1 gene encoding zinc finger protein PLAGL1 isoform X2: MATHSPQKSHQCAHCEKTFNRKDHLKNHLQTHDPNKMAFGCEECGKKYNTILGYKRHLALHAASSGDLTCGVCALELGSTEVLLDHLKAHAEEKPPSGTKEKKHQCDHCERCFYTRKDVRRHLVVHTGCKDFLCQFCAQRFGRKDHLTRHTKKTHSQELMKESLQTGDLLSTFHTISPSFQLKAAALPPFPLGASAQNGLASSLPAEVHSLTLSPPEQTAQPMQPLPESLASLHPSVSPGSPPPPLPNHKYNTTSTSYSPLASLPLKADTKGFCNISLFEDLPLQEPQSPQKLNPGFDLAKGNAGKVNLPKELPADAVNLTIPASLDLSPLLGFWQLPPPATQNTFGNSTLALGPGESLPHRLSCLGQQQQEPPLAMGTVSLGQLPLPPIPHVFSAGTGSAILPHFHHAFR; the protein is encoded by the coding sequence ATGGCTACCCATTCTCCCCAGAAATCTCACCAGTGTGCTCACTGTGAGAAGACGTTCAACCGGAAAGACCACCTGAAAAACCACCTCCAGACCCACGACCCCAACAAAATGGCCTTTGGGTGTGAGGAGTGTGGGAAGAAGTACAACACCATTCTTGGCTATAAGAGGCACCTGGCCCTCCATGCGGCCAGCAGTGGGGACCTCACCTGTGGGGTCTGTGCCCTTGAGCTAGGGAGCACCGAGGTGCTACTGGACCACCTCAAAGCCCATGCGGAAGAGAAGCCCCCTAGCGGAACTAAGGAGAAGAAGCACCAGTGCGACCACTGTGAAAGATGCTTCTACACCCGGAAGGATGTGCGACGCCACCTGGTGGTCCACACAGGATGCAAGGACTTCCTGTGCCAGTTCTGTGCCCAGAGATTTGGGCGCAAGGATCACCTCACCCGGCATACCAAGAAGACCCATTCACAGGAGCTGATGAAAGAGAGCTTGCAGACCGGAGACCTTCTGAGCACCTTCCACACCATCTCGCCTTCATTCCAACTGAAGGCTGCTGCCTTGCCTCCTTTCCCTTTAGGAGCTTCTGCCCAGAACGGGCTTGCAAGTAGCTTGCCAGCTGAGGTCCACAGCCTCACCCTCAGTCCCCCAGAACAAACCGCCCAGCCTATGCAGCCGCTGCCAGAATCCCTGGCCTCTCTCCACCCCTCGGTATCCCCTGGCTCTCCTCCGCCACCCCTTCCCAATCACAAGTACAACACCACTTCTACCTCATACTCCCCACTTGCAAGCCTGCCCCTCAAAGCAGATACTAAAGGTTTTTGCAATATCAGTTTGTTTGAGGACTTGCCTCTGCAAGAGCCTCAGTCACCTCAAAAGCTCAACCCAGGTTTTGATCTGGCTAAGGGAAATGCTGGTAAAGTAAACCTGCCCAAGGAGCTGCCTGCAGATGCTGTGAACCTAACAATACCTGCCTCTCTGGACCTGTCCCCCCTGTTGGGCTTCTGGCAGCTGCCCCCTCCTGCTACCCAAAATACCTTTGGGAATAGCACTCTTGCCCTGGGGCCTGGGGAATCTCTGCCCCACAGGTTAAGCTGTCTGGGGCAGCAGCAGCAAGAACCCCCACTTGCCATGGGCACTGTGAGCCTGGGCcagctccccctgccccccatccCTCATGTGTTCTCAGCTGGCACTGGCTCTGCCATCCTGCCTCATTTCCATCATGCATTcagataa
- the PLAGL1 gene encoding zinc finger protein PLAGL1 isoform X1 — protein MATFPCQLCGKTFLTLEKFTIHNYSHSRERPYKCVQPDCGKAFVSRYKLMRHMATHSPQKSHQCAHCEKTFNRKDHLKNHLQTHDPNKMAFGCEECGKKYNTILGYKRHLALHAASSGDLTCGVCALELGSTEVLLDHLKAHAEEKPPSGTKEKKHQCDHCERCFYTRKDVRRHLVVHTGCKDFLCQFCAQRFGRKDHLTRHTKKTHSQELMKESLQTGDLLSTFHTISPSFQLKAAALPPFPLGASAQNGLASSLPAEVHSLTLSPPEQTAQPMQPLPESLASLHPSVSPGSPPPPLPNHKYNTTSTSYSPLASLPLKADTKGFCNISLFEDLPLQEPQSPQKLNPGFDLAKGNAGKVNLPKELPADAVNLTIPASLDLSPLLGFWQLPPPATQNTFGNSTLALGPGESLPHRLSCLGQQQQEPPLAMGTVSLGQLPLPPIPHVFSAGTGSAILPHFHHAFR, from the exons ATGGCCACGTTCCCCTGCCAGTTATGTGGCAAGACGTTCCTCACCCTGGAGAAGTTCACGATTCACAATTATTCCCACTCCAGGGAGCGGCCGTATAAGTGTGTGCAGCCTGACTGTGGCAAAGCCTTTGTTTCCAGATATAAATTGATGAG GCATATGGCTACCCATTCTCCCCAGAAATCTCACCAGTGTGCTCACTGTGAGAAGACGTTCAACCGGAAAGACCACCTGAAAAACCACCTCCAGACCCACGACCCCAACAAAATGGCCTTTGGGTGTGAGGAGTGTGGGAAGAAGTACAACACCATTCTTGGCTATAAGAGGCACCTGGCCCTCCATGCGGCCAGCAGTGGGGACCTCACCTGTGGGGTCTGTGCCCTTGAGCTAGGGAGCACCGAGGTGCTACTGGACCACCTCAAAGCCCATGCGGAAGAGAAGCCCCCTAGCGGAACTAAGGAGAAGAAGCACCAGTGCGACCACTGTGAAAGATGCTTCTACACCCGGAAGGATGTGCGACGCCACCTGGTGGTCCACACAGGATGCAAGGACTTCCTGTGCCAGTTCTGTGCCCAGAGATTTGGGCGCAAGGATCACCTCACCCGGCATACCAAGAAGACCCATTCACAGGAGCTGATGAAAGAGAGCTTGCAGACCGGAGACCTTCTGAGCACCTTCCACACCATCTCGCCTTCATTCCAACTGAAGGCTGCTGCCTTGCCTCCTTTCCCTTTAGGAGCTTCTGCCCAGAACGGGCTTGCAAGTAGCTTGCCAGCTGAGGTCCACAGCCTCACCCTCAGTCCCCCAGAACAAACCGCCCAGCCTATGCAGCCGCTGCCAGAATCCCTGGCCTCTCTCCACCCCTCGGTATCCCCTGGCTCTCCTCCGCCACCCCTTCCCAATCACAAGTACAACACCACTTCTACCTCATACTCCCCACTTGCAAGCCTGCCCCTCAAAGCAGATACTAAAGGTTTTTGCAATATCAGTTTGTTTGAGGACTTGCCTCTGCAAGAGCCTCAGTCACCTCAAAAGCTCAACCCAGGTTTTGATCTGGCTAAGGGAAATGCTGGTAAAGTAAACCTGCCCAAGGAGCTGCCTGCAGATGCTGTGAACCTAACAATACCTGCCTCTCTGGACCTGTCCCCCCTGTTGGGCTTCTGGCAGCTGCCCCCTCCTGCTACCCAAAATACCTTTGGGAATAGCACTCTTGCCCTGGGGCCTGGGGAATCTCTGCCCCACAGGTTAAGCTGTCTGGGGCAGCAGCAGCAAGAACCCCCACTTGCCATGGGCACTGTGAGCCTGGGCcagctccccctgccccccatccCTCATGTGTTCTCAGCTGGCACTGGCTCTGCCATCCTGCCTCATTTCCATCATGCATTcagataa